The Polypterus senegalus isolate Bchr_013 chromosome 7, ASM1683550v1, whole genome shotgun sequence genome segment AATGGGATATTCGACTCATCAAGTTGGAGTTGCGCAGCCTTACCAGCTGGGGGCAGCAGCCACATCTCATTTGCCTGAACTCCGCTTCAGACAACTGGAGACGACAGGGCGGGCTCGGGGCTGGGCGAGAGCCGTGACGTCACTGAGGCGtcggacttttttttctttttttgggagaGCGGGGGTCGGTGCGAATCAGGGCAAAGCCGGCAGCCTGTAAATAAACGGCGAGCGCACAGCTTAAGCCGGGCAGTGCAGAACACGGAGCGCCGCGCTAAGCCGATTCCTGTTAAAAGCGTCCGACGTTTAAAGTCCATTAGCTGAGTGAAACAGTTACGTAATGTCGCAGTGACACAAGTCcaggaacattttttaaaatggttaacAATTAACCAAGGGGAAAACTTCAGGGATTTTATGAGAAAAAATGAGCGCAATAAATCAGGATTTGTAAGCAGTTTCCGTGAATCGGCCAGTGCCTGGATGAAGAACCGAGAATAAGCGATAGGACTTGGTCACTCTGATGTCACCAGCAATTGTCACTCAAGTTAACTAGCTCGGGTGTCACTTCTGCCTGAGTAGATTAATTGGGTTAATTTAAAGAAACTTGACAGGTGGCTGCCAAAACCCTCTGGGCCCATCTATTAAAATGTCTCTTTATAAGGCGAAGGTGGACCGGAGGCACTGGAGGTCCAGTCGCGTAGGTCACAACACATCGCAGGTGACCTTCTTTCACATGTGACTTTTCTGCAGCGTGCCTATCAGTGATCCaagttaacattaaaaaaatctaattatactGACATTCACATTTATCTAATTAtcagttttatagtgcctttcatatgtatatattgcctttctattaatttattatatagtgattttcaCATGTATCTGTCTGTTCTGTAGTGCCTGTCATAGCTGTTTATTGTCGTTTTCcaatctatttattattttactcctTCTACATGTATCTATtacattgtgcctttcatatctaacaactgtttcctgtatttatcatatagtgcctttcacatatctgttatatagtgccattcacatttatctattccatggtgactttcatatctattgcCTCTttcctatttattatatagtgcctttcatatttatttattatacagcaTCCTTCACATCAATCACCTTTTTCCTATCAATGtaatatgtagtgcctttcacatgtaactattatatagtgccattcacatttaTCGATTGATCTGctctgtagtgcctttcatatttatctattgtctttctagttattatagagtgcctttcacatttctcTATTCTGTTGTGCCTTTCATTATCATTTTCTTATTGCCTCTttcctatctgttatatagtgtctttcacatgtaTCTGTTACACAGTGCTTTTCATATCCATCACTTATTTCCTATTATACACTACCTTTAACATTTATCTATTGCctctttctatttattttatagtgcctttcatgtctatctactGCCTCTTtcctatctattacatagtgcttttcatatctatcaccTATTTcgtatctatttattttatagtgactttcacatgtATCTATTATCTACCCTAtcattcctttcatatctattgcctttcgtttcatttttattatagcacctttcacatatgACATTATAATAtgtatttcactttttctgtttatctgttctacagtgccttttatatctctCTCATTATTTCCTAACtcttacttatttattatatagtgcctttcatatctgtttatCTGTTATCTCCTTCCAATTTATTATTTAGCACCTTTCACATATATCATTGTAAAGTATGTTTCAttgtatctatttatttgttcaatagtgcctttcatatttatctcttTATTGcctctttcctatctatctattatatagcacctttcacagttaTCTATCCATTTAATATATTGTATCTTTCCAGTACATCCCTCTggtttttatatagtgcctttcaaatgtaTTAGTCTATTTTAAAGGTACTTTTCACATTTCTCTATCTAttgcatagtgcctttcatatcagtcTCTCTATCTATTCATTATATGTCCGACTACTCATAGATGACGGCACTGGAGTGGCAAAGTTCAACTTACCTAAACTTAATTGATTTGTTTCAGATATATGACAGTAAATTCAATGACCACGTTGATTCAGTTGATGTTGTTGCCCAAAGTAACTTACAAATGACATCTCCATAGTGGAAAGATGTGAGCCCCGACACACTGATCCACAGAGAGAGTCGGGAAGGAGGCCCTACAGCAAGACAGTACACTTTATGGTGTGACATCTTAACCACCAGGGGGCTCTCTATCTACATCAATCCGTTTTTCATTAAGTGCTTATTATGGGGTGGTTTAATTTAAACCTCCACTAATGAATTCCAGATTTATATTGAAGTTGACTTAATCTGTGACCCGCTGTGATGCTAAATTGGAGATCTGAGAGTGTTAAATGTCATGTTCATATCTGCTTGTTCATCAccctgtatttatatacagtattatacattATACACAGTAAATCTATTTCTATttgtatacagtaatatatatatctacatatatctgtatgatatatatctatatatatatatacagtacatctctctctctctatgaatgatatatactgtatgtatacatctATCTGTAtgatatatctctatatatctatatatattatacacacacacatatatgtatatgtataagtgTTTGTGTATATAAAAATGTGCCTAACACAAGAGCCACTCATTTTTAAAGTCTACtccatcaatttatttttatgatttttttccagtGGGCCATGCCTGCTATTCCTAGTCTACTATTATTGTCTTTTATAAAGGAATGTGGTTCCTCCTCACGTTGTGTGGCTGTGGCTCTTAATTCTTTAATGAGGCTGTTTGACTTTTCCTAAGGGAGATTTCCTCCGTCCAAACTCGTATTTTtagctttcaattttttttttttttggagtttatgTTCACTTCAGTGGTGTCTGGAAGGCGAGTCGCTAGCTTTAGCATTGTTTAAGGGCTTAGCGTCCTCTCTAATAATGCAGTTAGTTAGTCCAGCATATGTTAGAaggaaaagtgtgtgtgtgtttccctgTGAAGAGCTCACCCACCCAGTCAGGATATTTGGGGTTGAGCGATAACGATAACGGGCTGAAGGTCTTAGGACAGGTTTTTTCGCGGACGACTGTTGAAGGTTAGGGGCCGAGTGCCTGAGATCAGGGGCTAAAGTCCCAAACACAACAATGTCCCCCAACCAAACAACACCACTGGCGTCGGGACAGGTAAAGGAAAAGTAGGTTGGAGAGAACGAAAAGTGAGGACACGTGGGGTTGTCTGGGCTCACCGTGTCACCTGCGTCACTTTCACACAGTCTTTGGACCCCTTCAGATTTTGTTCTGTTGCAGCCGTTTgctaaaaattgtttaaattctctTTTTCCTAGTCGAATTAAAAACCCTACGTGAAGGTGTGGGTCCTGCTCCACACTCCCTCTTTccttttgggagcccttgaacccaacaccgttggtaatcCTCAAACAGAGCAAGGGGATGGAGCTAAAAGGTgtagaagtgcttttattaaaaagagtcAATGGATGCCCAAAGTACAGTGGttcaaagtcaataaataaataatccataaaatcacggtgataaaagtggaggttaaaaatccaatagATATTCCTTTAAAACGAGTTTAAAAACAACAGGCTGGAAACTGTACGCTTTTAAAACTTCCTTTTGCTGGTggctctcctgcttctcccatacgggccctgtgacaggggagtcaccctacctgaaGGTGCAGCTGCCCTCCACAGTGGTCCGGTAGCCTTCCGACTCCCTGGCTTCATACAGCTGATCCGTCAGACCGAGACTCGGGTTCCCCAGCGAACAGGGTGCTCACACTGGGGCAAACTCTCCCATGCctccctgactcccgctgccttcccggTCTTATACGGCAAGCCAACCACCTTCTGGAGCACTGCAGCTCCTGAGTTCGCTCAGCTGGAGCCAGCCCTTCATTCAGCCCCCCTAAGTGTTGGCCAAGCCCCCATTCCAGGGGGTCTCTCCTCGGCTGCCTGCACTAACCAGAGAGCCTGCTCTCACTCGATCAGTCCTGCACCGGCTCTTAGCTTCCTGCCTTCTGTCCTTCTTAACCTCCATCTGTCcgtcttctctcttttcttccccCTCTGCACTTGCCCtcctcctatttataatggggacgtggcacgagtgcggcgattatttattaaaaaactggccATCCATTTCGAGCCGTGGACTCGCTATAACAGaggtcgccaagtccggtcctggaggaccaccgtggctgcaggttttcactctaacccagtttttaatgagtgccctgtttgtgctgctaattaacttcttgtgaattaatatatatactaataacccaatagtgcttcactcacttagaatatggaaccaatgtagaacgtattttaagatagagaatcttttatcggtggcacctctgcacaagaactaCCTTTTCCAACCCTCgcaaacgtatgcagtttttaatgtctggaaaacatttgggattaaatcacttagagatccgtacatagacaacgtctttgaaTCCTActaacaattacattctaaatgtaactttccagcaacacatttctttcactgtcttcatTATTACACTGGTGGTTGCAAATTGctgtattttgattttattaattgtCACATTCTCCCACAATGCCATTTCCTTTCCAATAGGATGACATAATTTAGAGAATTGTCATAGGCACCATTCAaggtggtggcatggtggcgcagtggtagcgctcctgcctcacagttaggagatccgagTTCATttcccgggtgctccctgcgtggagtttgcatgttctccccgtgtctgcgtgggtttcctcccacagtccaaagacatgcaggtgaggtgcattgacgatcctaaattgtcccgggtgtgtgggtgtgtgtggcctgcggtgggctggcgccctgcccggggtttgttcctgccttgtgccctgtgttaggatatagcggattggagaATGACCGACTGACCATTTGAGGTCATCGCCTGAGTGACATCTGGGGTTAACAGGGTATAAAATTCACTATCTTATCTCAAAGTCTAAGTTTATTTGCCTTCTTCTTAAAATCCTTCTTAATTCTCCTTCTGTTTCTCCTGCAACACCCATTTTGTTTCCAGGTGGTTTGTCTGTGGTTTCAATAGGCAAAATTAGAGGTCACTACTACAGTGAAATCTGGGGTCACCAGGTATCAAGTTCACTTTCTTGTCCAAGGTTGCGGATTTCAAGACAAAATAATTTCTAAGTTCATTTGTGCTGTTCTTAAACTTCCCGTTTCTCTCGACTACGATTTCTGTTCACATTTAGGTTTCGTATTTGGTTTCCTGGATCACTCAGTACTGACACTGACTTTGTTACTTCAACCGCGTGTCTGTCTCCTGTTAAATGCAGTGAGGTACAACAGTTACGATTTATGGACTCACCTGTACCAGATCTTTGCCTTGACTACAGCTACTCTTTGCTTCAATTTCTGTCACTCAAGAAGTTAATTTTTAGTCCAAATTTGCCCTAAcgtcctcttttatttttttttagataatctCCATTTGGTTTAGGTTAGCTCTAAACTCAGACTTTACTAATCCTCGAAACATCAGCTGCACTGTAGCTCAGCAAATGGCAGGTTTTGCTCTTTCAGGCTCCACCTTGAAATGCCGTGCCAGGTCCCCGAATTTTCATTAGCGGTATAAAGTGGGGGCTGTCATTGCAAGCTGCTTATCTGTACATAACGTCTTGAATTTGTCCTCCTAGGGCCTCGACCGGAGTCGATCCTTGAGCCTGCCAAGAAGACTGCCATCTTCCGACTTCCAGAGCATCTCCCCATGTACCACTCCTGTCTTCCAGCCTACCGATGGCCTTTTCCAGAAGCAAAGGTCGTTCATAGATCATGGTGGGAAAGCACCGACTCCATGGCAGGCTGCCGCAAGAAGTCCGCTGGGTCTGGTTGACGAGGCCTTTAATTACCAAAATGTTCAAGAGTATGTCGCGGCCAGCGTTATTTCAGCAGCTCAGAGGAAAACGCTACCGGAACCACCGATGGAGTGGAAAGAGAAGGTTTCCTACAAGCCACGCTCCAAAGGGATCCAGCAGTACCAACAGCATCCCCTCTCCTTAAAAGCCACCCTTTCTGCTCCACCATCATCCGCTTCGTATGGTCCTCCAATCAAATATGTCTTTCAATCGCAGCGATCGAAAACAGATTCTGATATTCAGTACAGGGCTTCAGGTTCCGACTGTGGGGTCTATGGAAAAGCTAGGAGTGACACGAATTACAATGTGTACCCCAGGGTCTGGagacaataaatgaataatgagaaaaaaaaaacttcacctaAAACACGGGCACCCCACTTATTAGGATTGAGTGATTCTAATATTTCTTTAGTCGATATTCACAGTAACACAAAAATCGATTGGAGGTTTGATTCTCAACTTTACAAGTGAACTAACGTTTAGTGTGACTCTTGaaatgaaagagaagaagaaggaggcGACATTGTGAAAGTGGAACGTTTGGGACATGTAAAACGGACAGACTAAATGACGCTAATGTTTAATAAGCTGTCTACAAGGAAAGGTCGCAATAGGAATGAGAGGTGGCTTGCTTAGTGAGATCGGAGACATTTGGCGTAGTAGGCAGGATCTGATAAAAAGAAGAGAGTTGGTACTGTAAGTCTGGGTCACTATGTAACAGTTTTTGGTTGATGATATTTGCAGTGCATGCCGCTGGCTGATCCAAGCACTGCACTATAGAATCATAACAGAAATCTGGCAAAATATGCAGAGTCTGAAGTTTTATGCAATATAAATGATGAGATATCAGGTAATGAACTGAACAGTAAACAATATATTTATGATTTGTCACGTTTTAGTTGTGTAGGCTACTCAACAGGATTATTTTTGGAATACacgtatataaaaaaaagaaatacacagcTTTTAGATTTGTGTTCTTCCACAGGTGAAAAAAACTGACAGGCCACAAGGGCAGCAGCGATATTACACCATATGAAGTAAGAAACTAGCAGACACCAAAACCAGGGAGCAAACAATCAAACCGACTCTTCTGCTTTGGTTTGCGGAAAAGCAGATTTGATTTGGAAGGGACCAGAAGCAAAATAATGGGTGGGCTTCCCAGCTGTTCGAACTGACATAATATTTTAGTGAGAACTACGTAGGAGGGCGAGATCCAAACACACAATCAACAAGCCAAAAAGAGAGATGAAAATCCAAGTCAAAAGTTCTCATGCACAACCAAATGAATCAAACAATCGAAGTTTTAAGTAGAAGGATGTTTAGCACAAACTGGATTGGACTTTCAGACAATCTTTTAACTCGTCATGCCGGTCACCCACAGGTCACGACCTCTGACAGAGCAGGACACTCCCCTGCCAATGGTTGTCCACGATGACGGCAATCGTTGAAATACAAAATGTCGCCCAAAGCGAACCACaaaattatacaattaaaaatgtagattgttaaatgaaaaatgagCATCAAAACGGTAATGAATTCAATGAGActaaaaacccccaaaacaagTGGCAAATCAATCACAACGattgaaataaacacaaagaaaatatgaATTGATTCCAAACCAGTGAAATGAGTGGGAGAACAGACGAGTGAAAAGAAAAACGGGTCAAAACTGGAGCAATCAAAACATCGTCGAAGCCAAGGCTGTTACATTTGGGTTGTgttagtcatttttttatttaatattctttatCGTGTGGTGTGGTCTTATACTTGTTTGGGGGGTTTTCTGAGTCATAGAATTCATTTCTGGGTTTATTTTTCAATTCTCGATTTCgaggttcccaaactcggtcctggggtccCCCATGTGGCTGAAACCAGCCTCACAACCAGTGACAGTAATTGATCTCATTTATACATCAGCtggtcttttcttttctcttctttaattCTGCATTCAGGAAAGCGCAGCAGtaaagtttttacatttacaagacatttaGAAAAGAATTTCCCTATTATTTCTAAAGTTTAAATGCGtagctctcttttgttgttttcctatcaTTTACTCCTTTTCctatgtagtttgctcccttcatttaaccctcaTAGTGACAACtaacaacaagcagagcagacacccgggatgatgaaagctgcaactaTTTCAGACCCACTAatcagtaaataatgaattaaataaccagaacacccggAAAATCctgttaaaacaaaacaacataacCCCCATATAACTATTGGTACTGTTTAATAAAAATGGTCTCCCCTCGACTCTCTCGTATAATCAGATATgcggatggatatttgaggagtaaaccgcaagacaaggattatatttttatattatgtatattaaagaaccatcaacaacaaatcaaatcaataacatatcgaacaattattataaaaggaaagttgaataaatcggactctgcagctgcatgaataaaaggttaacggaaatagccaaAAGTTGAtggaaatctacattttgtacgtaatacttgtatgcaaaatttggttgacctccGTGAAAACACACTGTAGAAgatgacctggacacagacaggcggatacGTTTAAATCGCCCACAACACgctttattttccatatttacagtgcacaaaccccaaagtccccaaacgTCCAGGCCAACTCCTCAAatgccttttccttcttcaggcAGCCTCCTTCcctctctcccgactccagctatcgtatggagggaggcagccccttttataatcacccggatgtgctccagttgcATTccgacaatcttccaccggcactccctggtgtggcggaagtaccagctgtgcacccggaagcactctgggtgtccccgatcctcttccccccagcacttctgggtgtggaagaagtgctgagatccagggctcccaaggcattagGGTGCCCCCTGGCTGTGACCATGGGtacctacagggttgagctttgaAGCTCTGTACtcatggtccccatagccaccagggcggtcgcccccacatggtctggtcTCGCCCCCATGTGACAATACACAAGtgatcatgtttacacacactgacataatttcaaaaaatggtattttcggactcagggaggtctaaatgtcgagattcatccaaatctcgaaatggaatttttggacaattacaatactttccctatactttgtttacgagaaagtcagggaggtctaaaacatcgaaatTCATCaaatctcgaaatcaaatttttggatgattacaatactttccctatacttcgtttatgagaaagtcagggaggccTAAAATGTCAAGACTCATCAAAACTTCAAAAATGAAATTCTGGGTGATACAAATACTTTCCCAATGAGAAACTAAATCAGACTCAGGGATGTCTAAATTAGTCTAGAATTTATGCAATTGTACAAAGATTCGATTTCGAGATTTttatgaatctcgatgttttagacttccctgactTTGTCGTATATGAAGAataggaaaagtattggaatcctccaaaaattccatttcgagatttttatgaatctcgatgttttagaccccTGACTTtgtcgtatatgaagtataggaaaagtattggaatcctccaaaaattccatttcgagattttgatgaatctcgatgttttagacttccctgattccaaaaataccatttgcctgtgtgtgtgtgtgtaaacacaataacttgagtacacttttacttaggtcaaccaaattttgcttaCAAATATTaggcacaaaatgtagatttctatcaacttttgaaatatttctgctaaccagaagtggtactctatcttttattcatgcagctgcagagtccgatttattcagctttacttttataataattaatcaatctattattaatttaatttgttgttgatgctTCTTTAATATACATACAATAAGACCATAGTCATTGTCtcgtggtttactcctcaaatatccattccccATATCTGATTATACGAGAAGGTCTAAGggaagaccactcccgatttGTAACCAGACACGTCATGGCACAACCGCAGAGGACGTGCCCTAAGAACAACAGCATTTGCTATAGTGATGGTGGCGAGGGTAAAAACCAAAATGGCATACAAACTGAgctaaaaaaaatttcaaacctTCAAAACAAAAGAGAATCACCACAAACGAATGTCGGactaaaaaccaacaaaaaatgaGTGTAGGATTACCAGAATCAATgcagaaaaacatacaaaaattcaaaaaaagcaATTCAGTCCTAACAAAACCATAACAGTAACCAGTGACAACACAACCAACAGACAGGTCCTAAaatataatccaaaaaaaaaaacagtcaaaaaataacaaagcatGACATCTTACAATAGAATATGCTAATTCTTTTTAAGAAACCTGACCTCGATGCTGTACCTTCACGACGGCAACACCTCCAGATGACTTTCCATGTTGACGTACAGTCAAGTGCTCCATAAAATGAGACGGCCCACGTCTCCGAAATGGATCCTACACTCCAAAATATAAATATGAGCATATGTAGATTCCCAAACACAGCTTGACAAAATGTGataaaactggaaaacaaaacaccatTCATAAGAGCTACAAAACTCAAAACATACACCAAAAAATCCGAGACCTAAAAATGTAGCCAAAAGATGAACTGCACAGAATTTACAAACTAAGTGTAAcaaccaatcttagaaagttcaagttttgagttaaactcatattaatgtttgcttaatttgaatagaatagaaatttctttcatagtcatagcttatggtattgTCTTTTCCCCCTTTAGGTTAATAAGAGATACAACCtccttactataactgagaaactgTGTGATAATTGATTCAGTTGTGtctagaacaggtcccagtaagcagggacttgaaagacccattttcaacttagaaatgggaCAAGCataccgttttgaaatggttcagaaatgttaagtaaatagtaacgatttgagatgtaacaagattaagcttagaactgaacttttcttaacgtgaatttttccctttttgctattaaaattttctttttagtaactgtttttttttttggcggcacggtggcgcagtggtagcgctgctgcctcgcagttaggagacccggttgcttcccgggtcctccctgcgtagagtttgcatgttctccccgtgtctgcatgggtttcctcccacaat includes the following:
- the LOC120533081 gene encoding synaptopodin-2; translated protein: MSETGTEMYRRTRSSLSPSSGNGLDRSRSLSLPRRLPSSDFQSISPCTTPVFQPTDGLFQKQRSFIDHGGKAPTPWQAAARSPLGLVDEAFNYQNVQEYVAASVISAAQRKTLPEPPMEWKEKVSYKPRSKGIQQYQQHPLSLKATLSAPPSSASYGPPIKYVFQSQRSKTDSDIQYRASGSDCGVYGKARSDTNYNVYPRVWRQ